The Toxotes jaculatrix isolate fToxJac2 chromosome 17, fToxJac2.pri, whole genome shotgun sequence genomic interval AGCGGTGGGCAACCTGATTTACTTGCCACTGGATCAGTCAGTCTTAAACCTTTCTTGTGTCGGTCTGACTGATGGAAATATCAACTACATTTAATTACTAATTAAAAGGTAAAGCTGGCGCATTTCTATGTTGCTGTTCCTGCTGATGTATCTCATGAAAAGAACCGAACCAACAAAGTCCTAGTCCATCTCTCAATGCTCTCAGTCCGACGCTGGCAAATCTCTATTGGAAGCTTTTCCCTCGCCGCCTTGTTTTTCCTAATTATCAAAGACCAGTGTTGAAAACCTACAGGTGATGTTCGTCTTCTCATTCACAGCCAGCTCTTGGTTTTGTTGGTTAAAATGGCCGACGCCACCAGCAATAGATCATATCAGCTGGAGCTAATTAACGGACTCTGCCAAAGACTGTTTGTAACATCACTGCGATTGCGAGCGAGTTGGGTTTTTGTGGTTCCACAGAGTGAAGATTCTTCTCTAGAGAACTGATCAGCACCCCTTCCCCTCGGGACCCTTTAGAGGATAAGTGGTATAGATAATGGAGGGATTTGATACTGGATTCAGATTTGATGAAATTCTACCGAACCCAAACCATAACCCTGCCTGCGGCTCTCAGCTCCAAGTCCATTCCCACTGAAACTGTGTATCTTTATCAACAGTACACAAATACAGTGTATAGTTTCATttttgaagaaaagaaaagtgcagATTGTTTATTTCTGCCTCAGGCTGctgttccacttcctgtccaTCAAAAGCTGTTTCTCAGTAGGAAGAAGCGCCTGGTCATCAGCTCTCATTAGCACATGTTCGCATTCACACCTCAATAAATAGCAACTGTGGAAAACGTGTGAGCAATTggttatgaaaagaaaaaatcttcTTCTCATTTTGAAAGTCAGTTTCACCAagactttcatttcagttttgccCCAAGGTTATAGTCTTCATTTACTCTTATGTTGGAGCGTGATGCTAATCAGCGATGAGACATCGATTTATCCATCGATGCCGGACATGAGCGAGTCTGAGCGATTCGATTTGATTGGGCTGTGTGATGTTGGTGCAGATGCCTACACGGATGAAGACCTGATGCTGTACTGGAAGAGCGGCGATGAGTCCCTCAGCACCGATGATCGCATCTCCTTATCGCAGTTCCTCATCCAGAAGTTCCACACCACATCTCGCTTGGCCTTctacagcagcacaggtacagCATCATGATATGAATGGCAATTATTTTGTCCAGATGAATCATGTGTGCTGTCATTTCTGCCCACAAGGGTCCGCCTACAGTCAACAAACATAAATATAGGGTTATGTTTCCTGCTGGAAACAGGGAGAGGCCACAAactttttagattttaatgCCCCCAGTGACCTTACCTCTGGCACAACCATCAGGACAAACTTGATATTTTTAGCTCCACTGCAGGCAGGGCTGCAACAGGGCCCTCTTtaagtacaacaacaacaaagggaGTCTGAGTTTTTGTGCCAGTTAAATGGAAGACAAGCGGCGCTGGTACTGGTATTGCATATGCTGGATCATCGTCATGGTTTACTGGGATATTTGATAGAATGTGGCGAGTACGTAGGCTCAAGAGTGCCTAACAGTAGTTAcgttttatttgctttaagtTTGATGGGAGCAAAGTCTGTGTTAGGAGGAGGTCGGTCAGTGGATGAGGGGTCGATAAAACACAGGAGACCATTATTCGAAGtttagaaacaaacagaaaacacatcagatcTCATCATGCAACTTTTTACTCCAATCAGATGAAGTGTGATCATGCAGATTTACATCTTCCTAAATATCTGGCtataaagaaaaatgcaaaacttGCTGCAGGATCAGTAAATATTCTGTCAAATCAGATGTCagatttttttacagtgatgaaAAGATGCCTGGAATAGTTGAATTACTGTATTATAAGAACAGTCCAATGTAGATATATGATTATGAACTGATTAGATCAACTTTCTTATTTGGCAGATTTGTAGATAAAGACATTGTATTCACTTTAGTTTCATTATCAGCTACtacacagaaatacagtgaTTTTCTGGCTGATGTAATTCAGTAATGTATTGAAGATGATGTTACCAGGGATTCACAGGGAACTGACACATGCAATTGATGACATTAGAGGTTTTTGTACAAAGCATGTTTCAAAACAAATCGTACAcagtgcttcacaataaaagcatttaaTATATATGAAATATGGAAGTGGCAAGgtagcaataaaataaaatgaaaagaaacatttcatcatcattttatcagtacacaacaattaaaaaaaatattcttagGGGCTTCACCACATAGTGCCTGATGGGCAAAAACTGCAAATTTATATATAGTTGTCCAGCGTCCTCAAAGGACTTAAGGGcttatctgtttttcattgttaCCTCAAAGGCTCATTCTGTGAAACCAGTTCCTAAACTGTTGAATCCTCGAGTGTTCCTCCACACCtgatctgctctctctctctctctctctctctctctctctctctctctctctctctctctctcccattctcTTGCTGTATTCACAGGCTGGTACAATCGCCTCTACATTAACTTCACGTTGCGACGccacatcttcttcttcttgctgcAGACGTACTTTCCTGCCACGCTCATGGTGATGCTTTCATGGGTGTCTTTCTGGATCGACCGCCGGGCTGTGCCGGCCAGAGTTTccctgggtaaaaaaaaaaaaaaaaaaacaacacacacacacacataaaaaaaaacaactcatgtCAAATGTCCTTTGAAGAGATTGTGTGTGCGCCTGAGGaaaatctgtctgtgtgaaatgatgaaaactGGCTGTGACATGGCTCTACCAATagggaacacacacaggcatgtgtgaacacacaaacctCCCACGCTCTACCACTCTTAACTTTCCCTCTGAATTATTTTCTGTATGGAGGCTGTTGCAGTACTTGTCATACAGGCGTCTGCTTTCCCCCTCGCTGAGATCCTCTCATGGCTCATATCGCTGCTCTTATTCAATTCAGCTGTTAGGATGGGATGTTTTTACATAACCctttgaggggttttttttttatgccttaaCTACAGATTGTTTgggttttctctttctctttcttttgtgttttataatacatatacatatacatatatatttaattaattcaattcaatagcttaaagctgcagtttgaatttgaaagcacacagcaaataaaaagGTTTGCACTTTACTTAATCCCTGAGTCTTCAGATGAGTTCAGACTGTAAGGACAGTCTGAACCAAATTGACCTTGACCTTGAGTTTGGCCCTTCTGTGACTAACTTAACTGTTCAACATGCAGCAGATTTATTATCGAACCAGTTATTGAAACTGTggttatactgtatgtcagtgtgaATCTAGACACcttccagtggtggaaagtaaccacacatacataaatacaactTTCAGATACTTtgcttgagtatttccattttctcctttaTCCTTCTTTTCACTACACAacatgtgttttattatttaagtgGCATTTCAGGTTTAGATTATTAAAACCAAATAGAATAAACACATCAATTCTAATTCATATTAAAGATCAAAGTACCCCATTGTGTATAAAGCAGTTAGAATTACCCTCACCTTTACCAGCTGCAACATCAAAGCGATAAATGCATCTGTAATTATAATTCAATGTAATTATTATTCTGAAATACTGAAGTActttttgtatatttgtttacttGAAGTATATTTTGATGCTCATACTGTTGCACTGAATGACCTTTTGCTTGAGTAAAGCCCTGAGTGCTTCTTCCAGGGCTGACTCCCTCTAACCTGCAAAATCTCTGTAACCGTGCTGACTGGGAGTTTTCCAGGATCgtatttattgcagggctgttggAGCACATTGCATCATGTTGTATAAGTGGTCATGTTATTGCTTTCGCCCCCTGCTGCTTTAGTTACCCAACACGGGGTCAGCTCCCTGACTCAGTGCAGCAAGGCCATTGTACCGTGTCGACACTATGAGAGTAAAAATGGCCGAACTCAGAGTCAGACACAGTTTCAAGCTTCAGTTTATCGTAGTTTAATTACAATGTGGCCTTTCTCGTGTCCAGGCATCACCACCGTGCTGACCATGTCCACCATCATCACTGGTGTCAATGCGTCCATGCCCCGGGTGTCCTACATCAAGGCCGTGGACATTTACCTCTGGGTcagctttgtctttgtcttcttgtCTGTGTTGGAGTACGCCGCCGTCAACTACCTGTCCACCGTCCAGGACCGCCGAGAGCGCAAGATGAGAGAGAGGGCACGATCACAGGTTTGTTTCGGCTGCGTGCTGTTTGGTGCcgggagaaaaacagcaaactgcCACGCAATGTAAAAATCAGAGGCGTTGTTTTCCCTGCTCATGAGCCAGACCCAGTCCCTTTAGCTGCTCAGAGACTCCAGACTGTCTCACTGACTCTCTGCAAATTACACACAGGCTGTGTAGATACTATCACGTAAACAAGAGCAGCAGtaaaacaaagatagaaacaaagacacaaagaacaaagatataaaatatataaaagaaaaaaaaaacacctgtacCAATAAGTTCTCCATTACTGCTGTGTActgctctgataaacccactgtactgACTAAGTCTTTCTCAGGacttggtggagaccaaacctgACAGAAGAGTAAaaattggacttacattcagcAGGTGGACACAAGCATGGTAAATGAATGCAGATGACTGCTGGGTGTGGAAATAGGCATGTTAGCGGCTTCCTCCCATTTTAGCCTTGCCAACTTTCTGAGATGAtcatatgtcagtgttgttctgctgcccccatgtggccaaAATTGGCAAACAATGCTGTTACGCAGCAGTAAAACACTGTATGGCAGAACAAAAGGGACATAAAGTCATATTACAAATTAAGAACATAaactcatatatatatatatatatatatatatatatatatatatatatatatatatatatatatatatatatatatagttgcTAAACCCAAACACCAgttctgaaactgaaaagacTTTCCAGCTGTTaagcaaaagaaagacaaatgttCATGAAACGGAAAAATAGAAACCATTTATTCAGTCTGCCTACGGTGTAACTTACAACTTTTGGCGCCATTCCTTTTCAGAGTGCTACAATACGGCATGTCTTCCTCTTTGTATGTTTCATATCACCTTTAAAACTCAAAGGAACTTCTACAAATGGTTACATACAGTAGCTATATTTGGCGGGACAGGTCTCACACCGGGGTGCTCTCAAACCAGCAATGCCATTCTGAGTGTGTTTAATAAGATCACAGGAGGAGGCTGACGTGGTGGAGGCAGAAAGCAGTCATCCCCCGGGCAGGGATCGGCAGCATGTGGCAGCCAAATGGGGAGGCAGTGTGCTCGGTGGGGGCCAGCAGTGTTCGGTGCGTAGATAGAGCGGTCAGGTTAAAATAGGATAGCTTTTCTTCATGAATTTGAATCCATTGCTCTACAGTTGTAATTTTGCAGTACAATTTCTGCTCCTGGGGGGGAACTTTAAGAATCCCATATTTGCTCTCTCCAGAGCCAAAGTAGCGGGACTGTCctcctgtatatatatatacattactgcaagacatatatatatatatatataaatagatagatagatagatagatatagatatagatatagatgtcTTGTCTGTAGATGTCTGTCttgcagtggttcccaacccaGGGGTCAAGACGCCCCTCAAAGTCCCGAGGTTGAATCTGAGGAATCATTAGCGGATTACAGGgataaagaaaatgtctttcacagtatattgtttttcttattttatataTCTAGTGAAATACTGGATTCTTTCACTTCCTCAGGCCTCTAAAGGTTTTATCTTAATTGAAATAAAATACCTTATACTGTCACCTCGTCCACTACAACCCCCACCACGCCCCTGCAACATCTCAGGCGAGCTCAGCTTTCCTGCCGGCacctgtgggggggggggggggccccATCAGACTATTGGGGGCCCCCATCAGATTTCTCTGTCCTTGACGAGCCTCTCGCCCCAACCTGAGCTGGCATACTGTCATTTCCCACAGCTGTCATCTCAGGAAAATCCTGTTGCTTTTCCAGATGGTTAGTTCAAGTGAATAGagtacagtacaaaaaaaaaagactggattTAGAAACTGGAAATTGACATGCATATCCTGCTCcacacgtgaaaaaaaaaaaagcaatcaacATGCAACTGCTCTCTCTAAAAAATTGGAAgcttaaaagttaaaaaaagcCATGGGCCACGGTGTCATGGTGCTGTATTAAACCAAAATTATGACGCAAGGAAATATAGATTTTTGTAGGGAGAAACCGTCAGCATGTTAAAGTGGTTATTGAATATTGTTATGCTGTGTGTCAAACAAGACATTCCACTCGGGGCACGCAGGCAGACAGATGAGACTCTGAACAGAGGGACGTGCAAAGTCCGGCATCAAGAGCCACAGTAATATAcgtatgtgtgcatgtaaaatACTGACAATTACTCAagttgtgatgtttttatttacaaaattgttttaatttttgtttggTATTTGTTGAGATTGGACAATTCATTTGTGACCTTCGCAAATTACCCTTCAAATTTGTCGTACACATTTGTAAGTCTAGTTTTTATTTGTAGATCCTGTACATTGCCATTATTGAGACTAATTTCCCTCCATTATTAGTCCAGTGTCCAGTAACACTGGACTCCATCCTCTGGGAGCAAATAGAAATGTTGTCCTGATGGTGGTGATGGACGTTACTGTGACATGACTGTATTTGATAAGAATCCTCAATCTGGGCCAAAGAGTTGGAGCAACCAAAACATTGTCCCACCATTCATCCCATTGTGTATCCTTCATAGCAGGTTTCATAGAAACCCAGCTATCATTGTTTGAGATACGTTAGTCAAGAGGAAATCTTGACCTTAGGGTCATTCTAAACGAAACCCAGATCTCGACAGTTATATGGGATTATCCTTCAGGGACAATCAATATTCATGCCAGATATCATAGTATTGTTGCGTATAGTTGGTGAGATTTCTTGCTCTGGAATAAAGTATTGGAGCAACCAACAAATTAACAATCACTGCTAAAATTAGGCATGGGCATTAGCATGGAATACAAAAGTCAACCATCTGCTAAGGATACTAATGGGTACTAATGACTCAGTCTAACACTTCAAGCACAGGATGCCTGATAATCTCCCTGAACATTGGTTTAGTTCTTTAAAATTccactcatcatcatcatcatcatcatgatctgccacttatctgggtctgGGCCCAGGTTGCAGGGGCGACtaccgcccagtccacaatgaaCCAAAGTCCATCTACAGCACCTCCCATGGGTGGTGGACCCCTGGGAGGCGGTGCCTGGggggggctcaaacccacaaccccaaGAGATTGAGTTTCTACCAACcgagctaaccgggcggctaATTCCATAcataataatgattattttgtATGTTGTCTTCCCTGCCAGTCACTGCCCTGCACCTGTGGCATCTCCCAGACACGAACCATGACCATGTTAGACGGTACCTACAGCGAGGCGGACACCAACAGCCTGGCTGGCTACACTGAGGAGCCCATGGTCCCAGAGGAAGAACAGGAAGAGATGCACGAGGTTCCAGAGAAACCTGAACACATGGTGGTCCACCTGTCAGTGAGCAGCGAGTCCACCACcaccaagaagaagaagagcttgCGCGCCCTCAACATCATCCAGAACACACACGCCATTGACAAATACTCCCGGATGATTTTCCCTGGTTCGTACATCTTCTTCAACCTTATCTACTGGTCCGTCTACTGCTGAAAGATCCTCCCGAGGCAgtaacacaaatacagtacCAATGCTGCATCAAAATGGGATATTCCTGGACAAATTATAAGAGTGGTgttgtactgtgtatttctgACACTGGTAGAGAACTGTTAGGTGTAAGGCCTTGGACAGTAAGAGTCTGAAAAGATCAGTCCAGCAAAAGTTTGGGATCAAGACTTAAGGATTGATCGGAGAActcctttttgattttttttttttttttttttcccctcatgcaGCAATTTGAATGTTCAGTACAGCTCTAAACTAAAACAtggaaaataatcatttaaataGAGTTTTTAAACTCCAATGCtaattctctgtcttttttcagcTTTGTCTACCGCTGTTTAAAAGTTCTTTTGTCCTCATTACTGCTGTTCCTGAGATGATGCCCCAGGCTCAGTTTTGGCATTTGACACATAACACTGATAGATGAGGATAAGGTACACTTTGAGTGGGTTCATGCTGTGAGACACTCATTTAACAGGGTTCTGTATTTATACTTGTTTAAAGTGATtgtcacaaagaaaaaactttACTGTGAATATCAAGTTTTTAGATCCATTATCTGTCTATTATAACTTAATGTTGAGAAATCAACAAGACTAAGAGTTGAACACTAattctgtttgtttgatgtATTACTTTGAGCAACATTACTCCTCAGTCTCCTCATTGCTCCATACAGACCTGATGTTAAATGTGTGTCATGATTCATTCACCAAGTCTGTTTGTCCATTGCGGgtttgtcacattttgtttttcattgatcCGTCAGCTTTCCCACCTCAGCCAAACATACATTTTTTGCAATATTACAACTGTTTTTCCTACATTTTTGTTTCCgctcaggatttttttttttttttggctctcaAACCGAAAACATGCACAAGCAGTTCGATAACAAAAGATATCTTAAGATGAAGAAGTCTCAGGATAATTGTcttcaacacaacaacaccGGTTGATCTTTTgagtaaatatgtaaattaataaTCTTGAGTTaacaaacctaaaaaaacaCTAACAGCCATGTCCAGTCTCAACTTCTGAAGCATTTAACATGCAAATCATACTTTTTACCTGATTTGTTTGTCACGTTCTTGTGCTGTTCTGTATTAAGGCTACAATGACTTACACTGAGAAAGTGGCCtcttggtcatttttttttctggtaaggTAAtttgcacaacacaacactggaTGACTTAAAGGaccatttcatttctttgtccTAGTTGCCTTAGCATGTGACATAGGTATGTACCGGAGACAAGACGCAGTAGAAACGACCGTGGTGATGCTTGTATATAAAATATCTAAAAGGTTTATTGGCCAGCGGGACATTTTCTCCTAAGGTCGCTGTAGTGATTTattctaaattaaaatgaacaaaaagtaGCTTAATATGGTGATAGAGCAGCAGCCCCACTGATGAATGCAGCCATTCATTCAGTGTCATTTCAGAGGGACGGATTTAGCTTCTCCTGTCCACATTGCACTTAGCAAACAGAATGTTGGGGTTTTTCCTGAACGTCTTTAGAGAATTCTCAAAGTGAGAAAACATGCTTGTAATGTTTCATTTAATGtaatgagtatttttttttttttactcatttaatCTAATGAAAAGACAAACTTCTGAAAGCCCTCTGAAAACTATGACCGAAAAGTGACTGGAACAACGTGACCCATGCCTCAATAAGAGCGTTTGCATACAACTTATTGAGTCTTAAGTGGTAATGAGAACAGTTCACCAGGCCACCACCAAAACTGCGATAGTTTGTCATTTATGAATTCACCTGTGTGCATTCAAAAGTTAAAATGTTCCATAGaaaaccgtttttttttttgtttgtttgtttgttttgttttgcatggCTTCTTGCGTCATTATTtctgaaaagctgaaacacGTCACTGGGGTTTTCTGTGCATGAGTATCTGCTACTGAACATCTCATCATTTACAAAAGGCCGATAATTTAATTAACCTTCAAGTGCTGTCTCCTCTGGGTTTCTATGGCTACGCTTACACTTCTATGGCTAAGACTCGTGAAATATATGAAGGCTAACGCAGAAATCATCGTTCTAATGAATCAAGAATGAGGCGCTCGAGTTTTACTAaccagtacatacagtatgtgtgctaATTTGTCAAACAGTACGGACAGAAAACCAGTAGTACTTTTCAACTTTTTAGAAAGACcgatgacagaaacagaaagtatCCATACACTGTCCTGTTAAAACAGCAGAGGCTAGCTTCAAATGGTGATGCCATATGTGGTGGCCCAGAGGTGCAAAACTCAAgatttcagaaaaagaaaaaaaagactttcagaAAACAGGACTTTTAAAGAAAGGACATTCTAAACAAGGGGCTCACTCTGGTCATGTGTATCCAAtgggaaatatgttttctgCATCCTCTTTCAGTTTCTAATGAACTGTCATTGTTTAATGTGTAGCcaggatgttgtgtttttgttttattcactgCCAtacttattttgtttgttgacttaTTCCCTTCAGTACTGCATTGTCATTGATCCTGAGTATTTGATGAAGACGAACCAGTGTTCAATAGTGAACCAGTTCAGTCGGCATGCGGGATGAAAAAGATAGCAGCTA includes:
- the gabrr2a gene encoding gamma-aminobutyric acid receptor subunit rho-2a isoform X1, with the protein product MPYLTKPLILLLCLVVTGECRKHGHRVRRWTGTVETQKPSSMAKKPPDVTKSRKMKTEHLLKVDDHDFTMRPAFGGPAIPVGVDVQVESLDSISEVDMDFTMTLYLRHYWKDERLSFTSSTNKSMTFDGRLVKKIWVPDVFFVHSKRSFIHDTTTDNIMLRVFPDGHVLYSLRVTVTAACNMDFSRFPLDSQTCSLELESYAYTDEDLMLYWKSGDESLSTDDRISLSQFLIQKFHTTSRLAFYSSTGWYNRLYINFTLRRHIFFFLLQTYFPATLMVMLSWVSFWIDRRAVPARVSLGITTVLTMSTIITGVNASMPRVSYIKAVDIYLWVSFVFVFLSVLEYAAVNYLSTVQDRRERKMRERARSQSLPCTCGISQTRTMTMLDGTYSEADTNSLAGYTEEPMVPEEEQEEMHEVPEKPEHMVVHLSVSSESTTTKKKKSLRALNIIQNTHAIDKYSRMIFPGSYIFFNLIYWSVYC
- the gabrr2a gene encoding gamma-aminobutyric acid receptor subunit rho-2a isoform X2, whose translation is MPYLTKPLILLLCLVVTGECRKHGHRVRRWTGTVETQKHGTSMAKKPPDVTKSRKMKTEHLLKVDDHDFTMRPAFGGPAIPVGVDVQVESLDSISEVDMDFTMTLYLRHYWKDERLSFTSSTNKSMTFDGRLVKKIWVPDVFFVHSKRSFIHDTTTDNIMLRVFPDGHVLYSLRVTVTAACNMDFSRFPLDSQTCSLELESYAYTDEDLMLYWKSGDESLSTDDRISLSQFLIQKFHTTSRLAFYSSTGWYNRLYINFTLRRHIFFFLLQTYFPATLMVMLSWVSFWIDRRAVPARVSLGITTVLTMSTIITGVNASMPRVSYIKAVDIYLWVSFVFVFLSVLEYAAVNYLSTVQDRRERKMRERARSQSLPCTCGISQTRTMTMLDGTYSEADTNSLAGYTEEPMVPEEEQEEMHEVPEKPEHMVVHLSVSSESTTTKKKKSLRALNIIQNTHAIDKYSRMIFPGSYIFFNLIYWSVYC